A window of Micrococcus endophyticus contains these coding sequences:
- a CDS encoding NUDIX domain-containing protein: protein MPEISACAGRSPLRDLHVPRPVKKSKTVYEGRVWDIARESFRMDPEHKGQDPLTRELMVHPGAVAVLAVRTQLSTVGPREQVALVRQYRHPVGMELWEVPAGLRDVDGEDLHQVAVRELAEEADLRAREWHTLVDYYTSPGGSTEAIRVFLARQVEEIPEAERHARTDEEAAMPLAWVGLDEVTDAVLDGRVHNPSTVVAILALGAHRAQGWRRLRPVDAPFVPDRHGPGADWPA from the coding sequence ATGCCTGAGATCTCCGCCTGCGCGGGTCGCTCGCCCCTGCGCGACCTGCACGTCCCCCGGCCGGTGAAGAAGTCGAAGACCGTCTACGAGGGCCGGGTCTGGGACATCGCCCGCGAGTCCTTCCGGATGGACCCCGAGCACAAGGGGCAGGACCCCCTCACGCGCGAGCTGATGGTGCACCCCGGCGCCGTGGCCGTCCTGGCCGTGCGCACCCAGCTGAGCACCGTGGGCCCGCGCGAGCAGGTGGCCCTCGTCCGCCAGTACCGCCACCCGGTGGGCATGGAGCTGTGGGAGGTCCCCGCCGGCCTGCGGGACGTGGACGGGGAGGACCTGCACCAGGTGGCCGTGCGCGAGCTCGCCGAGGAGGCCGACCTGCGCGCCCGCGAGTGGCACACCCTCGTGGACTACTACACGAGCCCCGGCGGCTCCACCGAGGCCATCCGCGTGTTCCTCGCCCGGCAGGTCGAGGAGATCCCCGAGGCGGAGCGGCACGCGCGCACGGACGAGGAGGCCGCCATGCCCCTGGCCTGGGTGGGCCTGGACGAGGTGACCGACGCCGTCCTGGACGGGCGCGTGCACAACCCCTCCACGGTCGTGGCGATCCTCGCCCTGGGCGCCCACCGCGCCCAGGGGTGGCGGCGCCTGCGCCCCGTGGACGCCCCCTTCGTCCCGGACCGCCACGGCCCCGGAGCGGACTGGCCCGCGTGA
- a CDS encoding SAM-dependent methyltransferase, whose translation MAEAVRADVALAARGLARSRTEASALIRAGQVLVDGRPVRRASERVAPTASLTLADDGPRWVSRAAHKLVSALEAFPDVAVRGRRALDAGASTGGFTQVLLEGGAARVAAVDVGHGQLVDLVRTDPRVLVREGLNVRDLTVQDVEGEVDLVVSDLSFISLRLVMDALAGVCRPGADLLLMVKPQFEVGRAALPRTGVVTDPAARRDVVAAVAAAALDSGLELRGLARSGLPGQDGNVEFFLRLRRQAADAAGAPGTGLDDDAPAAEAVAAAWTAAAEVDWA comes from the coding sequence GTGGCTGAGGCGGTCCGCGCGGACGTCGCCCTCGCGGCGCGCGGCCTGGCGCGCTCGCGCACCGAGGCGTCCGCGCTGATCCGCGCCGGCCAGGTGCTCGTCGACGGCCGCCCCGTGCGGCGCGCGTCCGAGCGCGTGGCCCCGACGGCGTCCCTCACCCTGGCCGACGACGGGCCCCGCTGGGTCTCCCGCGCCGCCCACAAGCTGGTCAGCGCCCTCGAGGCGTTCCCGGACGTGGCGGTCCGGGGCCGGCGGGCCCTCGACGCGGGCGCCTCCACCGGCGGCTTCACCCAGGTGCTGCTGGAGGGCGGCGCGGCACGGGTGGCCGCCGTCGACGTGGGCCACGGGCAGCTCGTGGACCTCGTGCGCACCGATCCCCGGGTCCTCGTGCGGGAGGGCCTGAACGTCCGGGACCTCACCGTCCAGGACGTGGAGGGTGAGGTGGACCTCGTGGTCTCCGACCTCTCCTTCATCTCCCTGCGCCTGGTGATGGACGCCCTGGCCGGCGTCTGCCGTCCCGGCGCGGACCTGCTGCTCATGGTCAAACCCCAGTTCGAGGTGGGCCGCGCGGCCCTGCCGCGCACCGGCGTCGTGACCGACCCCGCGGCCCGGCGGGACGTCGTCGCGGCCGTGGCCGCGGCCGCCCTGGACTCCGGGCTGGAGCTGCGCGGCCTCGCCCGCTCCGGCCTGCCCGGCCAGGACGGCAACGTGGAGTTCTTCCTGCGGCTGCGCCGGCAGGCGGCCGACGCGGCCGGCGCGCCCGGGACGGGCCTCGACGACGACGCCCCCGCGGCCGAGGCCGTCGCGGCGGCGTGGACGGCTGCGGCCGAGGTCGACTGGGCCTGA
- the prpB gene encoding methylisocitrate lyase, translated as MLYSTKTAEQKRVDLRAALAEGGAQQFPGAFTPLTAKLIQEKGFPGVYISGGVLANELGLPDVGLTTLTEVALRGGQIARLTDLPCLIDADTGFGEPMNVARTVQEFENAGLAGCHIEDQFNPKRCGHLDGKNMVDLDTAVKRIAAAVDARRDPNFLIMARTDLRAVEGLDAAIARMKALVEAGADAIFPEALKDIGEFETVCRELAPLGVPVLANMTEFGKSELFTRQQLADAGVAMVIYPVTLLRSAMGAAERVLDAIKDEGTQASQVDEMLTRARLYELVDYEGYNAFDTGIFNFDVPTLDIDENNANL; from the coding sequence ATGCTGTACTCCACCAAGACCGCCGAGCAGAAGCGCGTGGACCTGCGCGCTGCGCTCGCCGAGGGCGGCGCCCAGCAGTTCCCCGGCGCCTTCACCCCGCTGACCGCGAAGCTCATCCAGGAGAAGGGCTTCCCGGGCGTCTACATCTCCGGCGGCGTCCTCGCCAACGAGCTGGGCCTGCCCGACGTCGGGCTGACCACGCTCACCGAGGTCGCGCTGCGCGGCGGGCAGATCGCCCGGCTCACGGACCTGCCCTGCCTGATCGACGCGGACACGGGCTTCGGCGAGCCGATGAACGTGGCCCGCACCGTGCAGGAGTTCGAGAACGCCGGCCTGGCCGGCTGTCACATCGAGGACCAGTTCAACCCGAAGCGCTGCGGCCACCTGGACGGCAAGAACATGGTGGACCTGGACACGGCGGTCAAGCGCATCGCCGCCGCCGTGGACGCCCGCCGCGACCCGAACTTCCTGATCATGGCGCGCACCGACCTGCGCGCCGTGGAGGGCCTGGACGCCGCGATCGCCCGCATGAAGGCGCTCGTGGAGGCCGGGGCGGACGCGATCTTCCCCGAGGCCCTCAAGGACATCGGCGAGTTCGAGACCGTGTGCCGGGAGTTGGCGCCCCTGGGCGTGCCCGTGCTGGCGAACATGACCGAGTTCGGCAAGTCCGAGCTGTTCACCCGGCAGCAGCTGGCCGACGCCGGCGTGGCCATGGTGATCTACCCGGTCACCCTGCTGCGCTCCGCGATGGGCGCCGCCGAGCGGGTGCTCGACGCCATCAAGGACGAAGGCACCCAGGCCTCGCAGGTGGACGAGATGCTCACCCGTGCGCGCCTGTACGAACTCGTGGACTATGAGGGCTACAACGCGTTCGACACCGGCATCTTCAACTTCGACGTCCCCACGCTGGACATCGACGAGAACAACGCCAACCTCTGA
- a CDS encoding CTP synthase, producing the protein MIRSRSVVKRTSRTQTSTRVTRHVFVTGGVASSLGKGLTASSLGHLLKARGLRVVMQKLDPYLNVDPGTMNPFQHGEVFVTEDGAETDLDIGHYERFLDEDLDGLDNVTTGQVYSTVIARERRGEYLGDTVQVIPHITDEICRRMRLPAEPRGDRPAPDVIITEIGGTVGDIESQPFLEAARQVRQDVGRDDVFFLHVSLVPYIGPSQELKTKPTQHSVAALRSIGIQPDAIVLRSDRAVPDDVRGKIARMCDVPQDAVVNCADAPSIYDIPRVIHDQGLDAHVVQSLDLKFKDVDWTAWDALMDAVHHPEHELTVALVGKYVDLPDAYLSVTEALRAGGFAHRAKVGIRWVAADECATPEGAAAALADVDAVCVPGGFGVRGLEGKLGALRHAREQRIPTLGLCLGLQSMVIEYARNVLGLEDADSTEFDPETASPVIATMAEQEQIVAGEGDLGGTMRLGAFPATLRPGSVVAEAYGTTEVTERHRHRYEVNNAYRDRLEEAGLAICGTSPDGALVEFVELPRDVHPYYVSTQAHPEFSSRPTRPHPLFAGLVAAGLARRADAAARR; encoded by the coding sequence CTGATACGCTCGAGATCCGTGGTGAAACGAACTTCTCGTACTCAGACGTCCACGCGCGTCACCCGTCACGTGTTCGTGACCGGCGGTGTCGCCTCCTCCCTCGGCAAGGGGCTCACGGCCTCCTCGCTCGGCCACCTGCTCAAGGCGCGCGGGCTCAGGGTGGTGATGCAGAAGCTCGACCCCTACCTCAACGTGGACCCGGGCACCATGAACCCGTTCCAGCACGGCGAGGTGTTCGTTACCGAGGACGGCGCCGAGACGGACCTGGACATCGGCCACTACGAGCGCTTCCTCGACGAGGACCTCGACGGCCTGGACAACGTGACCACCGGCCAGGTGTACTCCACCGTGATCGCCCGCGAGCGCCGCGGCGAGTACCTCGGGGACACCGTCCAGGTCATCCCGCACATCACCGACGAGATCTGCCGCCGGATGCGCCTGCCCGCGGAGCCCCGCGGCGACCGCCCCGCCCCGGACGTGATCATCACGGAGATCGGCGGCACCGTCGGCGACATCGAGTCGCAGCCCTTCCTCGAGGCCGCCCGCCAGGTCCGCCAGGACGTCGGCCGCGACGACGTCTTCTTCCTGCACGTCTCCCTCGTGCCGTACATCGGCCCCTCGCAGGAGCTCAAGACCAAGCCCACCCAGCACTCCGTGGCCGCCCTGCGCTCGATCGGCATCCAGCCGGACGCGATCGTGCTGCGCTCGGACCGCGCCGTCCCCGACGACGTCCGCGGCAAGATCGCCCGCATGTGCGACGTCCCGCAGGACGCCGTCGTCAACTGCGCCGACGCCCCCTCCATCTACGACATCCCCCGCGTCATCCACGACCAGGGCCTCGACGCCCACGTGGTGCAGTCCCTGGACCTGAAGTTCAAGGACGTGGACTGGACCGCGTGGGACGCCCTCATGGACGCCGTGCACCACCCGGAGCACGAGCTGACGGTGGCGCTCGTGGGCAAGTACGTGGACCTGCCAGACGCCTACCTGTCCGTCACCGAGGCGCTGCGCGCCGGCGGCTTCGCCCACCGGGCCAAGGTGGGCATCCGCTGGGTGGCCGCGGACGAGTGCGCCACCCCCGAGGGCGCGGCGGCGGCGCTCGCGGACGTCGACGCCGTGTGCGTGCCCGGCGGCTTCGGCGTGCGCGGGCTCGAGGGCAAGCTCGGGGCGCTGCGGCACGCCCGCGAGCAGCGGATCCCGACGCTGGGTCTGTGCCTGGGCCTGCAGTCCATGGTCATCGAGTACGCCCGCAACGTCCTCGGCCTGGAGGACGCGGACTCCACCGAGTTCGACCCGGAGACCGCCTCGCCCGTGATCGCCACCATGGCCGAGCAGGAGCAGATCGTGGCCGGCGAGGGGGACCTCGGCGGCACCATGCGCCTGGGCGCCTTCCCCGCGACCCTGCGCCCGGGCTCCGTGGTGGCCGAGGCGTACGGCACCACCGAGGTGACCGAGCGCCACCGCCACCGCTACGAGGTGAACAACGCCTACCGCGACCGCCTCGAGGAGGCCGGCCTCGCGATCTGCGGCACCTCCCCGGACGGCGCCCTCGTGGAGTTCGTGGAGCTGCCCCGGGACGTGCACCCGTACTACGTGTCCACGCAGGCCCACCCGGAGTTCTCCTCCCGGCCGACCCGCCCGCACCCGCTGTTCGCCGGCCTCGTCGCCGCCGGCCTGGCCCGCCGCGCCGACGCGGCGGCCCGACGCTGA
- a CDS encoding HAD-IIA family hydrolase, translating into MSPTLPRGHDGLLCDLDGVVYAGGGAVPGAVETLTALAERGVPVGFVTNNASRAPESVAEHLRSLGVPARPEQVFGSAPAGVDLLEETLGARTGRVLVVGSDYLRQVVRDRGFEVVAASQDRPDAVIQGFDPGVGWAELAQAAYAVNAGAAWVATNLDASIPRAEGIAPGNGALVGAVGQATGTAPAAAGKPEPLLFRTAARALGLTRPLVVGDRLDTDIRGGNAAGFDTVLVLTGIDTRENAGSAPEADRPTWIVEDLPALLSEPDGQAGTADGRRG; encoded by the coding sequence ATGAGTCCCACCCTGCCGCGGGGCCACGACGGCCTGCTCTGCGACCTCGACGGCGTGGTCTACGCCGGCGGGGGCGCGGTGCCCGGCGCCGTCGAGACACTCACCGCCCTGGCCGAGCGCGGCGTGCCGGTGGGCTTCGTCACCAACAACGCGTCCCGTGCCCCGGAGTCCGTGGCCGAGCATCTGCGCTCGCTGGGCGTCCCCGCCCGCCCGGAGCAGGTCTTCGGCTCGGCACCGGCCGGTGTCGACCTGCTCGAGGAGACCCTCGGGGCCCGGACCGGCCGCGTGCTGGTGGTCGGCTCCGACTACCTGCGCCAGGTGGTCCGCGACCGCGGGTTCGAGGTCGTGGCCGCCTCGCAGGACCGCCCGGACGCGGTGATCCAGGGCTTCGACCCCGGCGTCGGCTGGGCGGAGCTGGCCCAGGCGGCGTATGCCGTCAACGCGGGCGCGGCCTGGGTGGCCACCAACCTGGACGCCTCCATCCCGCGGGCCGAGGGGATCGCCCCCGGCAACGGGGCCCTCGTCGGCGCGGTCGGGCAGGCCACCGGGACGGCCCCCGCGGCGGCCGGGAAGCCCGAGCCGCTGCTCTTCCGCACCGCGGCCCGCGCCCTGGGCCTCACCCGGCCCCTCGTGGTGGGCGACCGCCTGGACACGGACATCCGGGGCGGCAACGCGGCCGGCTTCGACACGGTCCTCGTCCTCACCGGCATCGACACCCGCGAGAACGCCGGCTCGGCGCCGGAGGCCGACCGGCCCACGTGGATCGTCGAGGACCTCCCCGCCCTGCTCTCCGAGCCGGACGGGCAGGCGGGGACCGCGGACGGGCGGCGTGGCTGA
- a CDS encoding bifunctional 2-methylcitrate synthase/citrate synthase translates to MTETEIKKGLAGVVVDTTAISKVNPDTNSLLYRGYPVQDLAARLPFESVALLLWNGELPTDEELADFQRFERAHRALDPKVKQAIDLLPTDCHPMDVGRTAVSVLGANHPKAEDSSPEAELEKAKALFAAFPAAVAYDQRRRRGQDVVEPREDLDYSQNFLWMTFGEEAAPEVVDAFRVSMVLYAEHSFNASTFTARVITSTLSDLHSAVTGAIGALKGPLHGGANEAVMHTFDEIGIRKEESREDAAARAKAWMEDALAQKKKVMGFGHRVYKNGDSRVPTMKAALDRMIEHYGREEMLGLYDGLQSAMDEAKQIKPNLDYPAGPTYHLMGFDTEMFTPLFIASRITGWTAHIMEQRAANALIRPLSAYDGPEQRELPAG, encoded by the coding sequence ATGACCGAGACCGAGATCAAGAAGGGCCTGGCCGGCGTCGTCGTGGACACCACGGCGATCTCCAAGGTCAACCCGGACACCAACTCCCTGCTCTACCGCGGCTACCCCGTGCAGGACCTCGCGGCGAGGCTGCCGTTCGAGTCCGTCGCGCTGCTGCTGTGGAACGGCGAGCTGCCCACCGACGAGGAGCTGGCCGACTTCCAGCGCTTCGAGCGCGCTCACCGCGCCCTCGACCCGAAAGTGAAGCAGGCCATCGACCTGCTGCCCACCGACTGCCACCCGATGGACGTCGGCCGCACCGCCGTGTCCGTGCTGGGCGCCAACCACCCGAAGGCGGAGGACTCCTCCCCCGAGGCCGAGCTCGAGAAGGCCAAGGCCCTCTTCGCGGCGTTCCCGGCCGCCGTCGCCTACGACCAGCGCCGCCGCCGCGGCCAGGACGTCGTGGAGCCGCGCGAGGACCTGGACTACTCGCAGAACTTCCTGTGGATGACGTTCGGCGAGGAGGCCGCCCCCGAGGTCGTGGACGCGTTCCGCGTCTCGATGGTGCTCTACGCCGAGCACTCCTTCAACGCGTCCACCTTCACGGCGCGCGTGATCACCTCCACGCTCTCCGACCTTCACTCGGCCGTGACCGGCGCCATCGGCGCCCTCAAGGGCCCGCTGCACGGCGGCGCCAACGAGGCGGTCATGCACACCTTCGACGAGATCGGCATCCGCAAGGAGGAGTCCCGCGAGGACGCCGCCGCCCGTGCGAAGGCGTGGATGGAGGACGCCCTGGCCCAGAAGAAGAAGGTCATGGGCTTCGGCCACCGCGTGTACAAGAACGGCGACTCCCGCGTGCCCACCATGAAGGCTGCGCTGGACCGCATGATCGAGCACTACGGCCGCGAGGAGATGCTCGGGCTGTACGACGGCCTGCAGTCCGCGATGGACGAGGCCAAGCAGATCAAGCCGAACCTCGACTACCCGGCCGGCCCGACCTATCACCTGATGGGCTTCGACACGGAGATGTTCACCCCGCTGTTCATCGCCTCGCGCATCACGGGCTGGACCGCCCACATCATGGAGCAGCGCGCCGCGAACGCGCTGATCCGCCCGCTCTCGGCCTACGACGGCCCCGAGCAGCGGGAGCTGCCGGCGGGCTGA
- the recN gene encoding DNA repair protein RecN, with product MIEHLRISGLGVIGEATVDLDPGLTVVTGETGAGKTMVVTALGLLLGARADAGAVRRGAARAVVDAGVRLPEAHAALALAEDAGAVLDEADDGVRELVLSRSVTASGEGTRSRAAAGGRTVPVGLLAEIGATLVAVHGQNDQVRLQGAEAQRRALDAFGGAELAASLRAYRADHAAVSAARRERDELTAHRQERAREAEALQRSLEEIDLAEPLAGEDAELRELIRRLEDVEELRAASGEAHARLAGAEMDALEETPGAVSLVEGARQAVLAAPGDDPALAAAAERLAEAAVVLTDIAADLARYTADLDTDAASDLDAAQSRLAELTRLQRLYGPELEDVIGWAETQRPRLDELQGDSGRLEELEGELERLESALRERAAALTALRTAAAGRLEEAVTQELHALFMPDASFHVDLAPVGGDGLGPHGAEDVALALRPHAGVEPRPLGRGASGGELSRVMLALEVVLAATDPVPTFVFDEVDAGVGGEAAVRIGARLARLARHVQVIAVTHLPQVAAYADRHVRVEKNSDPAAGVTTSDVVTLSAEERVEELARMLAGHGDSAAAREHARELLEASARERG from the coding sequence ATGATCGAGCACCTGAGGATCTCCGGGCTCGGCGTGATCGGCGAGGCCACGGTGGACCTGGACCCCGGGCTCACCGTGGTCACCGGCGAGACCGGCGCCGGCAAGACGATGGTGGTCACCGCCCTCGGCCTGCTCCTGGGCGCCCGCGCCGACGCCGGGGCGGTCCGCCGCGGCGCGGCCCGCGCCGTCGTGGACGCCGGCGTCCGCCTGCCCGAGGCGCACGCCGCGCTCGCCCTCGCCGAGGACGCCGGGGCCGTGCTGGACGAGGCGGACGACGGCGTCCGCGAGCTCGTCCTGAGCCGCAGCGTCACGGCGTCCGGGGAGGGGACCCGCTCGCGCGCCGCCGCCGGCGGGCGGACCGTGCCCGTCGGCCTGCTCGCCGAGATCGGGGCGACCCTCGTGGCCGTGCACGGCCAGAACGACCAGGTGCGCCTGCAGGGCGCCGAGGCCCAGCGCCGCGCCCTGGACGCCTTCGGCGGCGCCGAGCTCGCCGCGTCGCTGCGCGCCTACCGCGCGGACCACGCCGCAGTCAGCGCCGCGCGTCGGGAGCGGGACGAGCTGACCGCCCATCGCCAGGAGCGCGCCCGCGAGGCGGAGGCCCTGCAGCGCTCCCTCGAGGAGATCGACCTCGCCGAGCCACTCGCCGGGGAGGACGCCGAGCTGCGCGAGCTCATCCGCCGGCTGGAGGACGTCGAGGAGCTGCGGGCCGCCTCCGGCGAGGCGCACGCTCGGCTGGCCGGGGCGGAGATGGACGCCCTGGAGGAGACGCCCGGGGCCGTCAGCCTCGTGGAGGGCGCCCGGCAGGCCGTGCTGGCCGCGCCCGGGGACGACCCGGCGCTGGCTGCCGCGGCCGAGCGGCTCGCCGAGGCCGCCGTCGTGCTCACAGACATCGCCGCCGACCTCGCCCGGTACACCGCCGACCTGGACACCGACGCCGCCTCGGACCTGGACGCGGCCCAGTCCCGCCTGGCCGAGCTGACCCGCCTGCAGCGCCTCTACGGCCCGGAGCTGGAGGACGTCATCGGCTGGGCCGAGACCCAGCGTCCCCGCCTGGACGAGCTCCAGGGCGACTCCGGCCGCCTCGAGGAGCTCGAGGGCGAGCTGGAGCGCCTCGAGTCCGCCCTGCGAGAGCGCGCCGCCGCCCTCACCGCGCTGCGCACCGCCGCCGCCGGCCGGCTCGAGGAGGCCGTCACGCAGGAGCTGCACGCCCTGTTCATGCCGGACGCCTCCTTCCACGTGGACCTCGCCCCGGTGGGCGGCGACGGGCTCGGCCCCCACGGCGCCGAGGACGTGGCCCTGGCCCTGCGGCCCCACGCGGGCGTCGAGCCCCGGCCCCTGGGGCGCGGCGCCTCCGGCGGCGAGCTCTCCCGCGTGATGCTCGCCCTCGAGGTCGTCCTGGCCGCCACGGACCCCGTCCCCACCTTCGTGTTCGACGAGGTGGACGCCGGCGTGGGCGGCGAGGCGGCCGTGCGCATCGGCGCCCGTCTGGCCCGGCTGGCCCGCCACGTGCAGGTCATCGCCGTCACCCACCTGCCTCAGGTGGCCGCCTACGCGGACCGGCACGTGCGCGTGGAGAAGAACTCCGACCCCGCGGCGGGCGTGACCACCTCGGACGTCGTCACGCTCTCGGCGGAGGAGCGCGTCGAGGAGCTGGCCCGCATGCTCGCCGGCCACGGCGACTCCGCGGCCGCCCGCGAGCACGCCCGCGAGCTGCTCGAGGCCTCCGCGCGCGAGCGCGGCTGA
- the xerD gene encoding site-specific tyrosine recombinase XerD: protein MSADPAPRGSRGGRGAESALAAPFRRHLEHLAVERGLAANTLAAYRRDLERYRRWLEAQGVRAPADVDPGHVSGFLRALGTGEDGGRPLAVRSAARVLAAVRGLHRFWALEGLTPADPARDVHPPKPGARLPKALPVEQVTALLEAVPVDTPAGLRDRALLEFLYGTGARISEVVGLDVDDVVGLAQTGDDGGQPVVRLFGKGSKERVVPIGSYAAAALDAWLVRGRPTIMTGVTRSTPALFVNARGGRLSRQSAWAVLKRAAERAGLEADVSPHTLRHCFATHLLAGGADVRVVQELLGHASVTTTQVYTLVTVDSLREVYAAAHPRAR, encoded by the coding sequence GTGAGCGCCGACCCGGCACCCCGGGGGAGCCGTGGGGGCCGGGGCGCGGAGTCCGCCCTCGCGGCCCCGTTCCGCCGCCACCTGGAGCATCTGGCCGTCGAGCGGGGCCTCGCCGCGAACACGCTGGCCGCCTACCGCCGCGACCTTGAGCGCTACCGCCGCTGGCTCGAGGCCCAGGGGGTGCGCGCCCCCGCCGACGTCGACCCCGGCCACGTCTCGGGCTTCCTGCGGGCGCTGGGCACCGGCGAGGACGGCGGGCGGCCCCTCGCGGTCCGCTCGGCGGCCCGCGTGCTCGCGGCCGTGCGCGGCCTGCACCGGTTCTGGGCCCTCGAGGGCCTCACGCCCGCCGACCCCGCCCGCGACGTCCACCCGCCGAAGCCGGGCGCTCGCCTGCCGAAGGCGCTCCCCGTGGAGCAGGTGACGGCGCTGCTGGAGGCCGTGCCCGTCGACACCCCCGCCGGACTGCGGGACCGCGCGCTGCTCGAGTTCCTCTACGGCACCGGCGCCCGCATCTCCGAGGTGGTCGGCCTCGACGTCGACGACGTGGTGGGGCTCGCGCAGACCGGGGACGACGGCGGCCAGCCCGTGGTCCGCCTGTTCGGCAAGGGGTCCAAGGAGCGCGTGGTGCCGATCGGCTCCTACGCGGCCGCCGCGCTCGACGCATGGCTGGTGCGGGGACGGCCCACGATCATGACGGGAGTCACACGCTCCACGCCCGCCCTGTTCGTCAACGCCCGCGGGGGCCGGCTCTCCCGGCAGTCCGCGTGGGCCGTGCTGAAGCGGGCGGCCGAGCGCGCCGGCCTCGAGGCGGACGTCTCGCCCCACACCCTGCGCCACTGCTTCGCCACGCACCTGCTGGCCGGCGGCGCGGACGTCCGCGTGGTCCAGGAGCTGCTCGGGCACGCGTCCGTGACCACCACGCAGGTGTACACCCTCGTCACCGTGGACTCCCTGCGCGAGGTCTACGCCGCCGCGCATCCGCGCGCGCGCTGA
- a CDS encoding NAD kinase — protein sequence MPHNPGRRVLVLAHTGREDAISAALQATRILEEEGLVSVMLEQDVAAIRENADAPAGFAPQTLGVDCGLEDIVLGLVLGGDGSVLRAADFVRGYDVPLLAVNLGHVGFLAESERTDLQRTVQAIASEAYVVIERMALDVVVRVEDREVARTWALNEASVEKSNRERMLEVVISVDNAPISSFGCDGVVLATPTGSTAYAFSGGGPVVWPSVEALLCVPISAHALFTRPLVVGPRSTIGVDVLTRTRETGVLWCDGRRTVELPPQARIEVSRSAEPVRLARLNPTPFAERLVRKFRLPTDGWRGPVTAQEREAVLREVETVEPRHAGPRPDVVEPATMPLSVLSAADIQRYRDRGARYPGEDA from the coding sequence ATGCCCCACAACCCCGGACGTCGCGTCCTCGTCCTCGCCCACACCGGACGCGAGGACGCCATCAGCGCGGCGCTGCAGGCCACCCGCATCCTCGAGGAGGAGGGCCTCGTCAGCGTGATGCTGGAGCAGGACGTCGCCGCGATCCGCGAGAACGCGGACGCCCCCGCCGGCTTCGCCCCGCAGACCCTCGGCGTGGACTGCGGGCTCGAGGACATCGTCCTGGGGCTGGTCCTCGGCGGCGACGGCTCCGTGCTGCGCGCGGCCGACTTCGTGCGCGGCTACGACGTCCCGCTGCTGGCCGTGAACCTCGGCCACGTGGGCTTCCTCGCCGAGTCCGAGCGCACCGACCTGCAGCGCACCGTCCAGGCGATCGCCTCCGAGGCGTACGTGGTGATCGAGCGCATGGCCCTGGACGTGGTGGTGCGGGTGGAGGACCGCGAGGTGGCCCGCACCTGGGCCCTCAACGAGGCCTCCGTGGAGAAGTCGAACCGGGAGCGGATGCTCGAGGTCGTCATCTCCGTGGACAACGCGCCGATCTCCTCCTTCGGCTGCGACGGTGTGGTGCTGGCCACCCCCACCGGGTCCACCGCCTACGCGTTCTCCGGGGGCGGGCCCGTGGTGTGGCCCTCCGTGGAGGCCCTGCTGTGCGTGCCCATCAGCGCGCACGCCCTCTTCACCCGCCCCCTCGTGGTGGGGCCGCGCTCCACGATCGGCGTCGACGTGCTCACCCGCACCCGGGAGACCGGCGTGCTGTGGTGCGACGGCCGGCGCACCGTGGAGCTGCCGCCGCAGGCCCGCATCGAGGTGTCCCGCTCCGCGGAGCCCGTGCGCCTCGCCCGCCTGAATCCCACCCCGTTCGCCGAGCGCCTGGTCCGCAAGTTCCGCCTGCCGACCGACGGCTGGCGGGGCCCGGTCACCGCCCAGGAGCGCGAGGCCGTGCTGCGCGAGGTGGAGACGGTCGAGCCCCGGCACGCCGGGCCGCGCCCCGACGTCGTGGAGCCGGCCACCATGCCGCTGTCCGTGCTCTCGGCCGCGGACATCCAGCGCTACCGCGACCGCGGTGCCCGCTACCCGGGGGAGGACGCATGA